CTCCCCGGCGCCGCTCCACCAGGACGAAGACCACCGCGCCGAGCACCCCGGCCAGGGCCGCCGACAGCACCGGCACCGAGCCGAAGCCCCGGGTGGGCGCGTCGATCAGGGTGTACGCGACGCCGGCCAGGGCGATCGCCCCGAGCAGCGCGCCGAGTACGTCGAAGCGACGCCGTCGACGACCGGTCCCCTCGGTCCGCGAGACGTCCTCGTCCCGACTCTCCGGCACCCACCGCATCGCGGCCAGCACCACCAGCACCGCCAACGGGACGTTGAGAAAGAAGATCCAACGCCAGGAGAGTGCGTCGATCAGCCAGCCGCCGACGAACGGGCCGAGCGCGGTGGAGACGCCGGAAAGCCCGGACCAGGCACCGATCGCCTTCCCCCGGTCGTCCGGATCGAAGCTGGCCTGGAGCACCGACAGCGATCCCGGGGTGAGCAGCGCGGCGCCCGCGCCCTGAAGGATCCGGGACGCGACCAACTGCCCGGTGTCCTGAGCCAGCCCGCAGAGCAGCGACGCGATGGTGAACCAGGCAACCCCGAGCAGGAACACCCGCCGCCGCCCGAAGCGGTCGCCGAGCGCGCCGCCGAGCAGGACGAACGCGGCGAGCATCAGCAGATACCCGTTGATCGTCCACTGCAGACCGGACACGGTGGCACCGAGGTCGGCACCGAGTCGGGGTAGCGCCACGTTGACCACGGTGGTGTCCAGGAAGACCATGCCTGAGGCGAGAACCGCCGCGAGCAGTGTGCCACGGCCTGGGGCGGTGCCCATCCGAAGGGCGGGTGCTGTCATGGCTCCCAATCTGCCGTGCACCATGAAGGGAGACGCTACGAAACGCCGAAACCTTCCCGGGGTACTGTGCGGGATCGCCGGGAGCCGCCAAGCTGGAGGGGTGTCGTCTGTGCGTACCAGATCAGGACCGGGCGCGGTGGTGCTCGTGGCGGCGCTGGCGCTCGGCGCGACCGGCTGCGTCCCGGTGGACGAGCCCGGCGCGGCGCCGACGAGCGACGGTGGGACCGCGGCCGAGATGCTGGCCGAGCTGACGGTGGCGAGCGCCGGGTCGATGCGGGGCTACAGCCGCAGCCGTTTCCCGCACTGGCGAAACACCGGCAAGAACTGCGACGTCCGGGACACGGTGCTCAAGCGTGACGGGGAGGACATCAAGCTCTCCGGTTGCAACGTGGTCGGAGGGCGCTGGACGAGCGTGTACGACGGCCGCGTCCTGACCGATCCATCCGACGTGGACGTCGACCACATGGTGCCACTCGCCAACGCGTGGCGATCCGGCGCCGACGAGTGGACCGACGCGAAGCGGGGCGACTTCGCCAACGACACGGAGCAACCGCAACTCTTCGCGGTTTCGCAGAACTCCAACCGGGCAAAGGGTGACCAGGATCCGTCCCAGTGGAAGCCGGCGAACCGCTCGTACTGGTGCCGCTATGCGGAGAGCTGGGTCGCGGTCAAGCACCACTGGCAACTCACGGTGACCAGCGCCGAGAGGGGTGCCCTGGCCGACATGTTGGAGGGCTGCACATGGGCGAGCAAGCCGTGACCGGACCCGGGGCGGGCCCGGCGCCCGAGGGGATGCCGGGTGTCGGCGACGACGGGTCGGCGGCGACCGGCGACCGCGCCCCGAGCACGGCCGGCATGACCGTGGACGGCGCGGCCGGCGCCGCCCTCCCGGGGGCGGGCATGAGCGCCGACACCCCGACCGCCACCGCCAGCGGGACGTTGGGCGCCGGGATGAGCGCCGACGCCGAAGGACCGGCCGGTGGGCCGCGAGCCCGGACCACCGACATCGTCCCGGGGCCGGGCGGGGTGATGACCGACGAGGTCGGCGTGGTCACCGGGGACCTGACGCTCCGCACGGAGCACGCCGACGGTCAGGTCACCCTCCGCGTGCAGTACCGGGAGGCCGACGAGTGGTACGCGGTGACCGGCGCTCGGGCGGTGCTCGCCGACCCGGCCGGCGTGGACGCCGTGCACACGATCGCGGTCGCGCTCCTGCACCGCCCCGAGGGCTGAGACGACGCCGTTCAACACCAGTTGGCTACGCCGGCTCACCGTCGACTAGACGTACGAGCCGGGCTCGCTCGGGGTGGCGACGGTCTGCGGGTCGTCGCCGTCGTCGAGCGGGTGGGTGACCCGCACGTCGACCTTGTGCGGGCGTAGTTCGCCGCTGGCGATGTGCTCGGCCCAGTGGCAGGCCACCCGGCTGCCGCCGACTTCCCGCAGCGCCGGCCGCTCGTCGGCGCAGCGGGTCGGCTGCGCCCACGGGCAACGGGTGTGGAAACGACAGCCCGCTGGCGGGTTGGCCGGCGACGGCAGGTCACCGGCGAGCAGGATGCGCTCCCGGCGGTCCTCCACGTCCGGGTCCGGCACCGGCACCGCGGACATGAGCGCCCGGGTGTACGGGTGCAGCGGCTCGGTGTAGAGGCGGTCGCTCGACGCCTCTTCGACCAGCGCGCCCAGATACATCACGCCGACAGTGTCGGAGATGTGCCGGACGACGGCCAGGTCGTGCGCGATCACCAGGTAGGTGAGGCCGAGGCTCTCCTGAAGCTCGTCGAGGAGGTTGACCACCTGGGCCTGGATCGACACGTCGAGCGCGGAGACCGGCTCGTCGGCGACGATCAGCTCGGGCCCGAGGACCAGCGCCCGGGCGAGGCCGATACGCTGCCGCTGCCCGCCGGAGAACTCGTGCGGGTAGCGCGACAGCGCCCAGCGGGGCAGCCCCACCTTGTCGAGCGTCTCGCCGATGATCGTCCGCCGCTCGTCCCGGTTGCCGCCGATACCGTGGGTCTGCAGGCCCTCGGTGAGGATCGACTCGACGTTCTGCCGAGGGTCCAGGCTCGACATCGGATCCTGGAAGATCATCTGCATCCGGCGGCGCATCGACCGCAGCCGGCCCGCCGGCAGCCTGGTCAGCTCCACGCCGTCGAAGACGACCTCGCCCCCGGTGGGCGGGGTCAGCTGGAGCAGTGCCCGGCCGAGCGTGGACTTGCCGCACCCGGACTCGCCCACCAGGCCGTACGTCTTCCCGCGCGGGATCCGCAGGTCGACCCCGTCGACCGCCTTGACATGGCCGACCGTCCGGTCGAAGAGCACCCCCCGCTTGATCGGGAAGTGCACCGTGAGGTCGCGTACCTCGACGAGGACGTCGTTCTCGCTCACGCCGCCACTCCGCTTCGCTCGGCACCAGCGCGAGGCATGACGCGCTCGGGCCCGACGGTTCGCTCGCTCACTGGTCCTCCTCCTCGCTGGGCGCCGGACTTTGGCCCGGTACCGCGGGTGGGTCGTTCTGGGCGGCCTGCGCCCGCACCGGGCCGGGCTCGGCGTCGGTGGACACCGCTGCCCGAGTCTCCTCGGGCGGCGTCGTCCCGGGCAGCGGTGCCGGGTTGACGCACCGGTAGCTGCGACGGTCGTGGGTGAGCACCAGGGCCGGTGGCTCGCCCACGCAGGCGTCGACCCGCCGGGAGCAGCGCGGGGCGAAGGCGCAGCCGTCCGGCCAGGGCAGCACGTCGCGCACCGAGCCGGGGATCGGGGTCAGCCGCTCGCCGCGCCCGCTGTCCAGGCGCGGCACCGAGCCGAGCAGACCCACCGTGTACGGGTGGTGCGGCTCCCGGAAGAGCGGACGCCGCCGGGCCGTCTCCACCACCCGGCCGCCGTACAGCACGTTGATCGTGTCGCACAGGCCGGCGACCACACCCAGGTCGTGTGTGATCATCACCAGCGCGGTGCCCGATTCCCGGACCAGTTCCTTGAGCAGTTCCAGGATCTGCGCCTGGATGGTGACGTCCAGCGCGGTGGTCGGCTCGTCCGCGATCAGCAGCCGGGGCCGGCAGGCCACCGCCATGGCGATCAGGGCGCGCTGCCGCATGCCGCCGGAGAGCTGGTGCGGGTACTCCTTCAGCCGGCGCCTCGGGTCCGGGATGCCGACCCGGTCCAGCAGCTGGGCGGCCTCCTTCTGCGCCGCCTCGCCCTTCATTCCGCGGTGGCGGGCCAGCACCTCGGTCACCTGCAACCCGATCGGGATCACCGGGTTCAGCGACGAGAGCGGATCCTGGAAGATCATCGCAACGTCCCGGCCGCGGATGTCGCGGCGGGACCGGTCATCGAGCTGGAGCAGGTCGGTGCCGTCGAAGACGGCCTTGCCGCCGACGCGGGTGCCCGGCTGCTTGGGGAGCAACCCCATGATCGCCAGCGAGGTGACGCTCTTGCCGCAGCCGGACTCGCCGACCAGGCCGACGATCTCACCGGCGTCGACGGAGAACGAGACCCCGTCGACCGCGTGCACGGCGCGCTGGCCACGCCGGGCGAAGGTGATGGAGAGGTCTTCAACATCAAGCAGCGCCATGCTGTGCCGCCCTTTCGATCGCGACTGCGGGGCTCGCAAGCTCACTTCTCGCGCTCACCGGACCTACTTCCGCAGTTTCGGGTCGAGGGCCTCGCGCATCGCCTCACCGAGCAGGGTGAAGCCGAGCGCGGTGATGATGATCGCCACCGCGGGCAGGATCGCCAGCCGGGGCGCGGCGTCGAGGTAGCGCTGTGCGTCAGCGAGCATCACGCCCCACTCCGGGATGGAGGCGTCGTTGTTGCCGAGTCCGAGGAAGGACAGGGCCGCGGCCTCGATGATCGCGGTCGCCAGGGTCAGGGTGGCCTGCACGATGACCGGAGCGAGCGAGTTCGGCACCACGTGGGTCAGCGCGATCTTCGGCCGACGGACACCGAGCGAGGTGGCCGCGAGGACGTAGTCGCTGTTCGACTGGGAGATCATCGAGCCGCGCAGCAGCCGGGCGAAGACCGGAACCGACACCACACCAACCGCGATCATGACGGTGGTCAGACCGGCGCCGAGGAGCGCCGCGATGCTGATCGCGAGCAGCAGGCTCGGCATCGCCAGCAGCATGTCGACGAAGCGCATCAGCACGTTGTCGACGGCCCGGCCCATCTGGCCGCCGAGCCCGGCGGCGGCGCCGGCGACGCCACCGATCAGCGAGCCGACGGCGAGACCGATCAACGTGGCGACCACGCCGACCAGCAGGGTCTGCCGAGCGCCGACGACCATCCGGCTGAACTCGTCGCGGCCGATGTGGTCGACGCCGAACCAGTTCTCCGCACGCCAGCCCGGGATGAAGCCGATGTTCTCCCGGACCTCACCCTTCCAGAGCTGGGCGTCCGGGGCGTACGGGACGAAGAGCGGCCCGATCAGTGCCACCAGGACGAAGACCGTCAGGACGCTCGCGCCGACGATCGCCGCGGGGTTGCGGCGCAGCCGGCGGAACGCCTCCTGCCAGAGGCTGACGCCGCGCTCGTCGTCCCGGGCGGCCAGTTCGGCGAGCCGGTCGATCTGCTCCTTCTTCCGCCGGCCAGTGATGATCGTCATCGGACCCTCACTCTCGGGTCGATCAGGCTGTAGGAGAGGTCGACCATGAGGTTCACCAGCACGTACACCACCGCGATGATCAGGATGAAGCCCATCAGCACCGGGTAGTCGCGCTGGCTGATCGCCTCGGCGACGAACGCCCCGATGCCGCTGAAGGCGAATACGGTCTCGGTCAGCACCGCGCCGGAGAGCAGGCCGCCGGTGAGCAGGCCGATCGAGGTCACCACCGGGAGCAGCGAGTTACGCAGCACGTGGCGGCGTCGCACGGTCGGCTCGGTGAGGCCCTTGGCCTCGGCGGTCCGGACGAAGTCCTCGTTGAGTACTTCCAGGACGCTGGCCCGGGTGATCCGGACGATGATCGCCAGGGGGATGCTGGCCAGCGCGACGCCGGGCAGCACGAGGTGCCAGATGGCGTCGGCGGCTGCGTCCCACTCCCGGGTCATCAGTCCGTCGAGGACGAAGAAGTTGGTTATCCGGGTGGCGTCGATGGTCGGGTCCTGGCGCCCGCTGGACGGGAACCAGCCGAGGTTCTCCGAGAAGATCGCCTTGAGCACGTACGCGAGGAAGAAGACCGGGATGCAGATCCCGATCAGCGAGCCACCGACCGAGAGATGGTCCAGCAATCGGCCGCGGCGGCGGGCGGCCAGGTAGCCCAGCGGGATGCCGACACCGATCGCGATGATCATCGCCGTCGCGGTCAGCTCGACGGTGCCGGGGAAACGCTCCACGAACTCGGTGATCACCGAGCGTTTGGTCGAGGTCGAGGTACCGAGGTCGAGCCGGACCAGCCGCCGGACGAAGCGGCCGTACTGCACCAGGATCGGCTCGTCGAGCCCGAGATTCCGCCGGATCGCGGCGCGCATCTCGGGAGTGCCGCGCTCGCCCAGGATGGCGGTCTCGGGGCCGCCGGGCAGACGGCGCAGCCAGATGAAAAGCAGGAGGGAGAGCCCGAACAGCGTGGGTATCAGCTGGAGCAGGCGTCTGACGATGAACCGGAACACGGTGACCTCGAAGGGGTGCGGAGGGGCGCGGGCGGACGCTGATCTCCCAGCGTCCGCCCGCGGTCCGTTGCGTCAGGTCAGGACTTGAACTCGGCGGTGGCGTACCGCTCGTCGGTGAGCGGGCTCGCCTTGATGCCGGTCACGTCCTTGCCGAACACGATCGCCGGCGGCGAGTGCGAGACCGGCACACCCGGCAGGAAGTCCATGATGGACTTGTTCAGGGCCTTGTACTTCTCCACCCGGGCCGCCGCGTCGGCGGTCGAGTCGGCGTCCTTGAACTGGGCGAAGAGAGCCGGGTTGGTGAAACCCCACTCGTCCTTCGGCCGGTCGAAGAAGGTGCCGATGAAGTTGTAGGCGTCGCCGTAGTCGCCGGTCCAGCCCAGCATGTGCAGGTCGTGCTTGTCGCCGGAGGTGGTGGCGTTCAGGTAGTCCGGGCTCCACTTCAGCGGGATCTGCTCGACGGTGATGCCGACCGCCTTGAGGTCCGCCGACAGCAGTTCGAAGATGTCCTTCGGGTTCGGCATGTACGGGCGGGTGACCTCGGTCGGGTAGTGGAACCGGAGGGTCAGGTTCTCCGCACCAGCCTCCTTGAGGAGCTGCTTGGCCTTCTCCACGTTGTACTCGTACTTGGTGACGTCACCGTTCCAGCCCTCGACGGTGTCGGGGATGAAGTTCTCGGCCACCTTGGCGCCCGGGGGCAGCTTCGAGTCGACCAGGGCCTGACGGTTGAGCGCGTGTGCGATCGCCTGCCGAACCTTGATGTCGGCCAGCTTCGGGTTCCCCTTCTGGTTCATCGCCAGGTAGAGGATGTTGAAGGCCGGACGGGTCAGGACGTTGAAGCCCTCGTTCTTCAGCGGCTCGACGTCGGCCGGGCCGACCAGGTCGTAGCCCTGGATGTCGCCGGAACGCAGCGCCTGCTTGCGTGCGTTCTCGTCGGAGATGGTCTTGAAGATGATGGTCTTCAGCCTGGCCTTGTCGCCCCAGTAGTCGTCGTTGCGCTCGATGGTGAGCGTCTTGTTGGCGACATCCCAGGCCTTGAACCTGAACGGACCGGTGCCGGTCGGGTGCGCCGTCGCGTACTCCGGGTACTTGATGTCCTCGGCGGTGCCGCCGACGTTGCTGGCGTCGTACTTCTCCAGCGCGGTGGGGCTGTGGATCGAGAACGACGGCAGCATCAGGGCGGCCGGGACCTTGCTGGAAACCCGGGTGAAGGCCAGGTCGACGGTGGTCGCGTCCTTGGCGGTGCAGGACTTGAAGAGGCTCTCCGGCAGGTCGGCGCTCTCGTTCTTGGCGAAGCCGCCCATGACGTCCTGCCAGTACGCGGTCACGTCGGGGCTCTGCATGAGGCCCGTGGCGTTGTACCAGCGGTCGAAGTTCGTGCAGACCGCCTCGGCGTTGAAGTCGGTGCCGTCGTGGAACTTCACGCCCGAGCGGAGCTTGAAGGTCCAGGTGGTGCCGGCGTCATCCGGCGTCCAGGACTCGGCCAGACCGGGAGTGACCTTGGTGCCACCCTCCTCCGGACGGACCAGGGTCTCGAAGACCTGACGGGCCACGCGCAGCGACTCACCGTCGCTGGCGAAGCTCGGGTCGAGCACCTTCGGATCTCCGGCGACGCCGAAGACGAGGGTCTCCTTCTTGCTACCGCCGGAACTGTCGTCGCGGTCGCTCTCGGCGCAGCCGGCTACCGCGAGCGCCGCGACCGTCACGGCCGCGAACGCGGCCTTCGGCCTGGATGCACGCATGGTGCTTCACCTCGTCCTTAGGGGTGCGGACAGACTGGTGACCGGGGTCACCGATGGCCGGAACCATAGCTCCCGGGTCGACGGTGCGGAAACTGCCGGATAGGCGGTTGGTATCGGATCGTGTCTTGTCCGCGATCTGGCCGACGATTCGAAGGCAAATGGACGGATCTACCGAATGATCCGCATCCGCGATGCCAAACTGTTACGTCGAATCGACCTTTGAGGCCGCCAGGTGTCACGGCTGTCGGCCCAGCTCAGCGAGGAGACACGGCGGCCGGCATCAGACCGCCCGGCGGCCCTCGAAGGCACGGCCGAGGGTGATCTCGTCGGCGTACTCCAGGTCGCCGCCCACCGGCAGGCCGCTGGCCAGCCGGGTCACCGCGATCCCCATCGGCTTGACCATCAGCGCCAGGTAGGTGGCGGTCGCCTCGCCCTCGGTGTTCGGATCGGTGGCCAGGATCAGTTCCCGTACCGCGCCCCCGCCCAGTCGGGTCAGCAGCTCCCGGATCCGCAGGTTGTCGGGACCGATCCCCTCCAACGGATTGATCGCGCCGCCGAGCACGTGGTACCGGCCGCGGAACTCACCTGTCCGCTCGATGGCCACCACGTCCTTCGGCTCCTCGACCACGCAGAGCACCTCGTCGGTGCGACGCGGGTCGCGGCAGATCCGGCACTGCTCGGACTCGGCCACGTTGTAACAGCTGGTGCAGAACCGCACCAGCTCCTTGACCTTGCGCAGCGCGCCGGCCAGCCGGTTGACGTCGACCGAGTCGGCGGACAGGACGTGGAAGGCGATTCGCTGGGCGCTCTTCGGGCCGACACCCGGCAGCCGGCCCAGCTCGTCGATCAGGTCCTGGATGGCGCCCTCGTACATCGGCTACTCAGAAACCCGACAGGCCGAGGCCGCCCATGCCCCCCGCGACCGGGCCCATCTTCGTCTCGGTCAGCGCCCGGGCCGCCTCCGCCGCGTTGTGCACGGCCGCGACCACCAGATCCTCCAGGGTCTCGACGTCCTCCGGATCGACCGCACCCGGATCGATCTTGACGGACTTGAGCTCCCCGGTGCCGGCGACGGTCGCGGTGACCAGACCCCCACCCGCGGTGCCGGTCAGCTCAGCCTCGGCGAGCTCGGCCTGCGCCTTGGCGATCTGCTGCTGCATCTTCTGCGCCTGCTTCAGCATCTGCTGCATGTTCGGCTGTCCACCTGGGCGCACGGATGGCTCCTTCTCGCACTCGTCTGCACGGCCGCCGCCCAGCCTAGCCGTTGTGGCCGACCTCGCCCCGCCCGGTGCTTCCCACGCCGCCACGCGCCACCCATGATCGGGACAGTCCAGCGAGGGGAGCGACGGATGCCCTATGACCAGGCGGCCGCGGCCATGGAGAAGCAGGCGCAGGCGTGCCGGAACATGGACGCCGGCCTCTACGCGGACCTGCTGGTCCGGGCCGCCGACGACGTCCGCGCCGCCGGTCCGTGCGCCGACGTCGTCGAGGGGTACGCCGACGCGCCCGTCTCCGCCGTCGTACCGCTACGGGTACTCGGTGGGGTGCACGCGCTCGTGCTCACCGGGCGGGCACCCGAGCTGGCCCGGTTCTATCCCAGCGCCGGTGGCGCGTATCGGGCCGGGGACGCGAACGCCGCCTGGACCGCGTTCCGGGCTGTCGTCGCCACCGAACGGGACGCCGTCCGGGCCTGGTTGCCGCGGCCGCCACAGACCAACGAGGTGGGCCGGGCAAACCTCCTACTGGCCGGGCTACTGCACGCCGTCGCCGAGACTGGGCAGCGGCCGGTACGCCTGATCGAGCTCGGCGCCAGCGCCGGGCTGAACCTGCGCGCCGACCGGTTCCGAATCGTCTCCGGAGACTTCGCGTGGGGCCCGGTCGACTCACCCGTCGTGCTGCCCGACGCGTGGCGGGGCGGCGTACCCGGCTGGCTGCGGGACACGACGCACACCGTCCCCGAGTTGACCGTGGTGGAACGTCTCGGCTGCGACACCACTCCGCTGGACCCGGAAAGCGCCGCCGGCGCACTGGCGCTGCACGCGTACGTCTGGCCGGAGCACACCGCCCGCGCCGCCCGGCTGGCCGGCGCGCTGGATCTTGCCGCCCGTATGCCGGTGGAGGTGGTCCCGGCCGGCGCCGCGGACTTCCTGGCCGGGATACGGCCGGAGGCCGGGACGCTCACCGTGGTGTGGCACTCGGTGATGCGGCAGTACGTGCCAGCGCAGGAGTGGGCTCGGGTCATCGACGAATTGGCCCGGCTCGGTGCCGCAGCCACCCCCGACGCCCCGGTGGCGCACCTGCTGTTCGAGCCGTATCCGAGGGCCGGCCGGTACCGGTTCCAACTACGCGCTCGGCTCAACACCAGACCGGAGCGGCTGCTCGCCGAGGCCCACCCGCACGGCCTACCCGCCAGAGCGATCTGAGATCTCTCCCTGCCGGCCCACACGGACGGTCTCGCTCCACCGGACGCCGGCGGCATCGTGGCATCCCGCCGGCCCCGCGACGACGCGGCAGGGCGGACCGTTCGGCTGTCAGGCGTCGACCTCGTTGATCGTCTCGGCACCGAACGCCTCGCGGAGCAACTGGACCGCCTGCTCCTCGCTGGACTGCCGGGCGGTTCGCTCGTCGATCACCTCGTCCAGCGGCTCGTCACCCGGATCGAAGCCCTCGTAGACCGGGGTCGCCGTCGGGGCGGCGCGCGCGCCGCCCCGACGCGCCGCCCCGTCGTGGTCCGGGTCGTAGGGCGGCTCGCC
The sequence above is a segment of the Micromonospora sp. WMMA1363 genome. Coding sequences within it:
- a CDS encoding MFS transporter, which gives rise to MTAPALRMGTAPGRGTLLAAVLASGMVFLDTTVVNVALPRLGADLGATVSGLQWTINGYLLMLAAFVLLGGALGDRFGRRRVFLLGVAWFTIASLLCGLAQDTGQLVASRILQGAGAALLTPGSLSVLQASFDPDDRGKAIGAWSGLSGVSTALGPFVGGWLIDALSWRWIFFLNVPLAVLVVLAAMRWVPESRDEDVSRTEGTGRRRRRFDVLGALLGAIALAGVAYTLIDAPTRGFGSVPVLSAALAGVLGAVVFVLVERRRGDTAMLPTGLFTSRLFSVLNVFTVVVYAALSGFTFFLAVYLQNVVGWSAFRTGIALLPMTILLLIGSPRAGALSARIGPRLPLTVGPTIAAAGLLLLRGAGPDASYWWDVVPGVTLFGVGLTLVVAPLTASVLAAVGDRFAGVASGFNNAASRAGSLLAVAALPLLVGLSGTDYEQPAELTSAYRSAMVWCAGLLLAGAALAVLLIHRPPRAAPASQPCHTLPASTPPR
- a CDS encoding HNH endonuclease family protein; protein product: MSSVRTRSGPGAVVLVAALALGATGCVPVDEPGAAPTSDGGTAAEMLAELTVASAGSMRGYSRSRFPHWRNTGKNCDVRDTVLKRDGEDIKLSGCNVVGGRWTSVYDGRVLTDPSDVDVDHMVPLANAWRSGADEWTDAKRGDFANDTEQPQLFAVSQNSNRAKGDQDPSQWKPANRSYWCRYAESWVAVKHHWQLTVTSAERGALADMLEGCTWASKP
- a CDS encoding oligopeptide/dipeptide ABC transporter ATP-binding protein, encoding MSENDVLVEVRDLTVHFPIKRGVLFDRTVGHVKAVDGVDLRIPRGKTYGLVGESGCGKSTLGRALLQLTPPTGGEVVFDGVELTRLPAGRLRSMRRRMQMIFQDPMSSLDPRQNVESILTEGLQTHGIGGNRDERRTIIGETLDKVGLPRWALSRYPHEFSGGQRQRIGLARALVLGPELIVADEPVSALDVSIQAQVVNLLDELQESLGLTYLVIAHDLAVVRHISDTVGVMYLGALVEEASSDRLYTEPLHPYTRALMSAVPVPDPDVEDRRERILLAGDLPSPANPPAGCRFHTRCPWAQPTRCADERPALREVGGSRVACHWAEHIASGELRPHKVDVRVTHPLDDGDDPQTVATPSEPGSYV
- a CDS encoding ABC transporter ATP-binding protein; translated protein: MALLDVEDLSITFARRGQRAVHAVDGVSFSVDAGEIVGLVGESGCGKSVTSLAIMGLLPKQPGTRVGGKAVFDGTDLLQLDDRSRRDIRGRDVAMIFQDPLSSLNPVIPIGLQVTEVLARHRGMKGEAAQKEAAQLLDRVGIPDPRRRLKEYPHQLSGGMRQRALIAMAVACRPRLLIADEPTTALDVTIQAQILELLKELVRESGTALVMITHDLGVVAGLCDTINVLYGGRVVETARRRPLFREPHHPYTVGLLGSVPRLDSGRGERLTPIPGSVRDVLPWPDGCAFAPRCSRRVDACVGEPPALVLTHDRRSYRCVNPAPLPGTTPPEETRAAVSTDAEPGPVRAQAAQNDPPAVPGQSPAPSEEEDQ
- a CDS encoding ABC transporter permease, with amino-acid sequence MTIITGRRKKEQIDRLAELAARDDERGVSLWQEAFRRLRRNPAAIVGASVLTVFVLVALIGPLFVPYAPDAQLWKGEVRENIGFIPGWRAENWFGVDHIGRDEFSRMVVGARQTLLVGVVATLIGLAVGSLIGGVAGAAAGLGGQMGRAVDNVLMRFVDMLLAMPSLLLAISIAALLGAGLTTVMIAVGVVSVPVFARLLRGSMISQSNSDYVLAATSLGVRRPKIALTHVVPNSLAPVIVQATLTLATAIIEAAALSFLGLGNNDASIPEWGVMLADAQRYLDAAPRLAILPAVAIIITALGFTLLGEAMREALDPKLRK
- a CDS encoding ABC transporter permease; the encoded protein is MFRFIVRRLLQLIPTLFGLSLLLFIWLRRLPGGPETAILGERGTPEMRAAIRRNLGLDEPILVQYGRFVRRLVRLDLGTSTSTKRSVITEFVERFPGTVELTATAMIIAIGVGIPLGYLAARRRGRLLDHLSVGGSLIGICIPVFFLAYVLKAIFSENLGWFPSSGRQDPTIDATRITNFFVLDGLMTREWDAAADAIWHLVLPGVALASIPLAIIVRITRASVLEVLNEDFVRTAEAKGLTEPTVRRRHVLRNSLLPVVTSIGLLTGGLLSGAVLTETVFAFSGIGAFVAEAISQRDYPVLMGFILIIAVVYVLVNLMVDLSYSLIDPRVRVR
- a CDS encoding ABC transporter substrate-binding protein, with protein sequence MRASRPKAAFAAVTVAALAVAGCAESDRDDSSGGSKKETLVFGVAGDPKVLDPSFASDGESLRVARQVFETLVRPEEGGTKVTPGLAESWTPDDAGTTWTFKLRSGVKFHDGTDFNAEAVCTNFDRWYNATGLMQSPDVTAYWQDVMGGFAKNESADLPESLFKSCTAKDATTVDLAFTRVSSKVPAALMLPSFSIHSPTALEKYDASNVGGTAEDIKYPEYATAHPTGTGPFRFKAWDVANKTLTIERNDDYWGDKARLKTIIFKTISDENARKQALRSGDIQGYDLVGPADVEPLKNEGFNVLTRPAFNILYLAMNQKGNPKLADIKVRQAIAHALNRQALVDSKLPPGAKVAENFIPDTVEGWNGDVTKYEYNVEKAKQLLKEAGAENLTLRFHYPTEVTRPYMPNPKDIFELLSADLKAVGITVEQIPLKWSPDYLNATTSGDKHDLHMLGWTGDYGDAYNFIGTFFDRPKDEWGFTNPALFAQFKDADSTADAAARVEKYKALNKSIMDFLPGVPVSHSPPAIVFGKDVTGIKASPLTDERYATAEFKS
- the recR gene encoding recombination mediator RecR, whose translation is MYEGAIQDLIDELGRLPGVGPKSAQRIAFHVLSADSVDVNRLAGALRKVKELVRFCTSCYNVAESEQCRICRDPRRTDEVLCVVEEPKDVVAIERTGEFRGRYHVLGGAINPLEGIGPDNLRIRELLTRLGGGAVRELILATDPNTEGEATATYLALMVKPMGIAVTRLASGLPVGGDLEYADEITLGRAFEGRRAV
- a CDS encoding YbaB/EbfC family nucleoid-associated protein, translated to MQQMLKQAQKMQQQIAKAQAELAEAELTGTAGGGLVTATVAGTGELKSVKIDPGAVDPEDVETLEDLVVAAVHNAAEAARALTETKMGPVAGGMGGLGLSGF
- a CDS encoding DUF2332 domain-containing protein → MPYDQAAAAMEKQAQACRNMDAGLYADLLVRAADDVRAAGPCADVVEGYADAPVSAVVPLRVLGGVHALVLTGRAPELARFYPSAGGAYRAGDANAAWTAFRAVVATERDAVRAWLPRPPQTNEVGRANLLLAGLLHAVAETGQRPVRLIELGASAGLNLRADRFRIVSGDFAWGPVDSPVVLPDAWRGGVPGWLRDTTHTVPELTVVERLGCDTTPLDPESAAGALALHAYVWPEHTARAARLAGALDLAARMPVEVVPAGAADFLAGIRPEAGTLTVVWHSVMRQYVPAQEWARVIDELARLGAAATPDAPVAHLLFEPYPRAGRYRFQLRARLNTRPERLLAEAHPHGLPARAI